Below is a window of Populus alba chromosome 2, ASM523922v2, whole genome shotgun sequence DNA.
TTGCCGGTGTACTCAAGACAGTGTGTCTGGTTTGATAATGAGCTATTGACCATTGATTACAGCACCGTTTAGAtagatatgatttaaaaatatatttggaaaaatatataattttttttatgttttaatatgttgatattaaaaataaaattttttattaaaaatatattttaatatgtatattatttaaaatactttataaaaaccACTACATTTCAACAacgaaaatataatatatacatggTCTCGTGGTGCTTAAATTTGGGCTAATTCTATGTAAAACTATACTAATCTaagctctttttattttattttattaatataagtgttCAAATCAGCTTATGTGTATCTTGATTACATGAGCcctgaaattaatgaccatgtaaatcTCTAGTGGTtctaagatttataaaactcgaactaataacctcaaaaaaaaaatctaaaacttaaCTAATTGAGTTACATCGCTCAGAATTAGTGCAAACATTTTCAAGACTAACAAGTAAGCTGAGATGTCTATGTGTTTAATAAATGAACCATGTTACTTGATGTtgaagtttttatatttataagtcatatatgaatatttgaattattttgatatattaatattaaaaagctaaaaaatattatttttaatatattttttaaataaaaaaaatttaaaacacaaaaaattactgaaaaaaaCAAGGGATAGAAATTGTATGGTGCTGTGTGACATACTTTAGGAGTCATCAGGAGAGATAAATAGTCTTCAATGAGTGATGATGTTTTGATAGAGAAAAAACACAGTCAAATCGATCGCTTACTGAGCCAGATCGTGTTGGACACGATAATCATTGTTTCACGGCCGCACTCGTGACAAGCTGATGCAGTGACCACATGATCAGTAGCCTTTGGGGGGAGGTTGGGTGGTGCAGAGGCAGTTTATTTTTGTGCATGTAACTGtggttgaatttgttttgagaatataattgatttaaaaaaatattaaattgattattttagtattttttaataattccaatgtattaatattacaaataaaaaaatctatttttttaaatctatttttaaataaaaatattattaaaaacaatttacaacacagtacaatatttttttaagtctcGGATACAGAGGAAAAGAACCCTGAGCCTACATCGAAGCCACTGGGGTGCCTTCGTAAATTGGGTGACATAGAGAGTTGTGGCTGTTGAACCTTTATGGCCAACTTGAAAACTTTGCCTTTTTTTAGTATGTTtccaggattttttttcttcatttgttatctctctctctctctcccctgtTGGTTTATTGTACCGGAGGTATTGGCCCaacggttgaagggacttgttcccttcctctgcatcttGGGTTCAAACCTTACCGTGCACGTCTGTTACTTTCGTGGTGTCTTACATGCtcattgggtttgcaggatgttcagtgaaccgtgagattagtcgtggtgcgcgcaagctggcccggacactctcgtacataaaataaaataaaattatgttggtttatttttataacatgacATCTTTGATTTCCTTAAGTGTGATACTTTTCTAAATATGTCACATAatgtgttattattatttttttaagtgctaaaaccaaaaaaaacttcCTTTTTTGGTGCCCAAAAATAGGCTACTACCCGGACAAGGGATGTCTGGACAAAAATATGTCATgtaatgtgtttattttttaaatatgctcGGGGTAGGCCTTGCCTCATGTCCCATGCCAGGACATGGTGGTTGGTAGGAACAGTCGTGGACCTACTAATGGCGTGCTCAATTCGGATCCAAATATAGGGGCGTAATATCTGGCCGTCTACTTGCAATTCAATTGTTGGCGACACCCCCCTTTAGTTAGTTccttgtttgattttgtattttaagagtattttaaaaaaatataatttttattatttttttattttaaattaattttattttggtatttttaaattagttttaatatgcctaatatcaaaaattatttttaaacaataaaaaatattattttaatatatttttaaaataaaaatatttttaaaaataaacacaacagcAATTCCAAACGGCTACATGCACAAAAACCACACCACGCCCTATCTGTTCATCAAGACAATACCATCTGTTCTGTGGAGACTTGTTAACCTGACAGAAAACCGAAAACGACCCCTGTATATGTTAATGTCTTGTACTATgaactccccccccccccttctctctctctctctctctctctagcttttatttaaaatggcGTTTTTTTTGTAACCCGGGAGTAATTAAGGTACGTAGCTCGAGGGGACGGTTAAAAAAAGAACTTCATGGGAGACCAAATCCAAATTCGCACTACAAATGTCTCACGACTTTGATCTGTGGTTTCGATTTTTGTAGCCCACATTCAACGGAAGTTAGCAAATGGCAGTGGGAACTATAAACGGCTCGGAATAAACTACGAAAGAAAGCCGTGGTGGGGACTGGGGATTATCGCTAATGGGGGACGACGTCAATCAGAAATCTTTCAATCTCCAAATGATGGCCTGAAGGCCAAAATGCCACCACCTATTTTCTCAACCGCACACATGGCCCGGACTATCCACTTTCAAATATTTATGCCCGAGCCCGGAGGCATTAATACGGCCATGCTACGATAATTTCATGCCCTACTTCCAAACTTGAACAAAATGCTTCCTCTCTCATCTTTTATGCTTCCTTGCCTTTGTTTCTACACGGTGCTTCTTCTTGTCACCTTGTTTCTTTTGTATCTTGGATTCTTTAAGATGCTAGAGTATCGTAACCGGATTGCAGAGGCTGATATCCCACCGGGTAGTTGTGGATTGCCGTTGATCGGAGAGACCATACAGTTCATGGCAGCCATGAATAATGGCAGAGGTTTTTACGACTTCGTCCGGGCTCGCCGTCTAAGGTAATAATTCAGACTTGGTGTTGGAATGTCCATTGTTCAGTACTAGATTAGGAATACGATGAGCATGTTGCCTTTTAATCATGAGAGAATCTAAAATCCCTCAAGCATCAAGAAGTTTGATGATGTAATGgagaactgaaaaaaaaaaaaaattgcaagagggatattaatttcattttgatgACAACAGGTATGGGAATTGCTTCAAGACCAACATCCTTGGACTGGCACAAGTTTTTGTTTCAAGCACAGAATCGGCTAAGATAATCTTAAATAATGAATCGGGAAAATTCACGAAGAGATACATAAAATCAATCGCAGAGCTTGTGGGAGATCAAAGCTTGCTATGTGCTTCTCATGGACACCACAAACTCATCCGTAGCTGTTTGACACATTTATTCTCAACAAGTTCCATTTCTGTTTTTATCAAACAGTTCGATGAACTGGTTGTGAAAAGTCTTAGCACCTGGCAAGACGGGGACACAATAGTTGTTCTTGACCAGGCAACCGAGGTTTGTTAGCTTGATACAAGCCAGCGTGGTTTAACATGCTTCTTAGAGtataatttacttaaaaaattaaattaatagttttttatatttttttaatataaaagtatatttttaatataatttaaaatttaaaaaatattatttttaaaaaaaaaccactatatTTACCAAACATACACAAAAAACTGGAGGCTAGAGTTGACCCACTAGATATTTCCACAGGCTTTAGCAAAACTTTCTTCGCTCGAATAACGAATCCTTTAAACGATAACATCACTTTGTCACTCGAGCCTTGTGAGAGGCTAGTTGCATAGGCCCAATTTGGAAGGCATGATCAgctaaaaaaaaccttgatctTGATCTTGGTATCGTATTTGGTGCAGATAACCTTCAAAGCCATGTGCAGGATGTTGATGAGCTTAGAGGACGATCCGAAACTACAAATGCTGCAAGAGGACATAACTCATGTCTGTGAAGCCATGCTCGCCTTCCCTATAAGGTTTCCTTGGACTAGATTTTACAAAGGCCTTAAGGTAATCTACTAACGAAGCCCATCAAATCATAAATGGGCTTCCCATGTTGTGGGTTTGAACTTTATTACATTCCTTTTACAGCCCAAATTTGGGTGTCACTCTCTGATGCCACGAAAATTATGAAATCATGAtactaaaaaaatgatgatgattcaGGCCAGGAAAAGGATTATGAGCTCACTGGATTTGATCATGACTGAAAGAAGAAGATGCTCACAAGGCAATCAAAAAGATTTTATGCAATGCCTACTGGTAGAAGATGAAAGGCCAGGTTCTGATGAGGCCTATAGGATGACAGACACAGAGATAAAAGACAACATTTTGACCATGATTATTGCAGGTTAGAAGACAGCTATTATACCCAGATTTGCTTCTGTACCTTTGCCTTTGAACGTCAAACTGTTTATAATAGTTTGTCAATGTAGGTCAGGACACAACTGCAAGTGCAATCA
It encodes the following:
- the LOC118052796 gene encoding abscisic acid 8'-hydroxylase 1; the encoded protein is MLPLSSFMLPCLCFYTVLLLVTLFLLYLGFFKMLEYRNRIAEADIPPGSCGLPLIGETIQFMAAMNNGRGFYDFVRARRLRYGNCFKTNILGLAQVFVSSTESAKIILNNESGKFTKRYIKSIAELVGDQSLLCASHGHHKLIRSCLTHLFSTSSISVFIKQFDELVVKSLSTWQDGDTIVVLDQATEITFKAMCRMLMSLEDDPKLQMLQEDITHVCEAMLAFPIRFPWTRFYKGLKARKRIMSSLDLIMTERRRCSQGNQKDFMQCLLVEDERPGSDEAYRMTDTEIKDNILTMIIAGQDTTASAITWMVKYLGENQDVLDTLRAEQLHLAEKISPGPFLTLEDLAEMSYASKVVKESLRMASIVPWFPRLALQDCEIEGFKIKKGWNINVDAKSIHLDRNLYNGPNKFNPSRFNDDSKPYSFLAFGMGARTCLGMNMAKAMMLVFLHRLITTYKWKVIDLDSSIEKWAMFSRLKSGCPVQVTRMDNRKDDTSAYGSH